Sequence from the Nymphaea colorata isolate Beijing-Zhang1983 chromosome 9, ASM883128v2, whole genome shotgun sequence genome:
ATCTCCATGGAGACGGATTAAGGGGAGAAGCATGTTTCACAAAAATGTGAAACTAAAAGTATTCTTTACAAAGAAATGTCGAAGGGAGTTCTTGGGAAGCCTGATCTATTGTTTATCCGTCGATGAAACCCCATGTGAGCACAAACCACTGCAGATTAAAttatatcttttgtttttcatatttggtCTGTTCCATTAGAATAGTGATATAGTAGACAAGTTGGTCCTTCAGAAGAGTTAGGTGAAACGTGGGAAATGGAAGCACACAAGGTGAGATCGATGCAATCCTAAACTTAGTTTATCTTGACATACTTTTCTTCAAATATGCATAATCACATTATGTCTCATCTGAGCACGTTTATGTGGAAAAAAACCATACCAAACATTGCCTAAAAGATTCACATGACCTACCAATACGACCTCtcacagaaaagaaaagttccacACCTTTACAGAATGAGGAAAATGTGAACGAGATCCGCAAAATTGTGCAACAGCACGTATTTATGGCAAAGCAAATGTGCCCCTTTTGTTGGAGGGGGAAAGGAAAAGTTTGTGCAAGAAGAATTTGTTCCTTTTAGGGTCATCTGCCAAAAGTAATAAACTGTTACTGTTTCATTGAGGCGGCAAATTCATTAGTGTCCCATGAATTCTTTGGAGATGCGCATGAGAGTAAAAATAGATTGTTACAGTTACCAAACAAGCCCTAGCCGTATAGAAATAGTGCCATCACAAATACTTACTACTGTGGGTCTAGTTATTCTGAACTTGTTGTTTTATTTAATTGTTTTGGTTGCCCTGTCACTCGCCAATTTCTTGGGGATTTCTTATGATAGCAGTGAAGAAGGATATATCACAAGACAAGTGACAATAAGCTAACGTTTTATTCACCAGGAAACCACATCTACATGGCGGTGGTTCCATCTCCATAATAAGCATAATCTCTCTCAAACAAGCAGCCTAACCAGCCATGGCAGGGAGAACTGCAACTGTCCCTTCATGGGTTATGAGCATTAGTCTAAATAGTCCAGTGACCATTACACATCTGCAATCCAACACATTTACTGCTACAGGTTGAACATCACCTTGATAGCACTACCTCCTTTAGCACTTGTCTCGAAGGCTTCCTCAATGTCCTGCTGTGAGAAACCAAACCTGTGGGTGATCAAAGGCTTCACATCGATCTTTCCACTTCTCAAAAACTCGATGCAGAGAGGCCAAGTGTTCTTGTAGCGAAACACACCGATGACATCTACTTCCCTGTGCGCAACGACGAAAATAGATATAGACAATCAATAGACGAAATTCCTCCTTCAAAGTTCCTGGCCAACAATTTTTATGCAGGGGGAGAAAAAGTGCTTTTCCAACGAAAGAGAttcaaagaacaagaaaaaaggataaTTGACAAAAGTATTATACTGCAACGCAACGCACCTTGCAGCAGCAGGAGTAAGGGGCACCGTCATATCATTATGGCCCATACCCACAAGGCAGACTTTACCACCTGCACGAGTAGCCTTGAGGGCAGTTGACATGGTGTTGGTGAAGCCCACACAATCGAATGTGATGTCGATCTCTCCATCCATGGCTTCCTGTATTCGAGTAACATTTTCATCCACATCCTGTCAATATGAGAGTAAACTTAGTCACTGAACTCATCTCCATTCTCCATGCTATAAACAAAAGCTGTCAAGCATACCATATTGAAAGACTTGATTTACATGCATTAgcttaacaagaaaaaaaatgcatcatgTTCCTGTTTCTCTAGGTGTAAAAACCCAACAGAAAGCCAGTCGAGCTCTTTCTTCTGCTACCAAATCAATCAGGGTGGATTCCGGATTCATGAGCTCTTCCCTCATGATCAATTCTGCTCACAGGGGGGAAAAGCTTCCACAGGATTGGAAGAGTTATTAACTGGAAGCAAATGAAATCAGCTCCTAGCAGATTGTGTACCTGAGTATCTGTAGTGATTTTGACACAAAGATCTGCACCAATGGATTTGGCAACAGCCAGCCTTTTCTCATCTACGTCAACAATAGCTATATGTGGAGCACCGAAAGCTCGAGCTGCGAGAAGGGTCACGAGGCCAATGGGGCCAGCACCCATGATCAGTACATTTGTCTCTGGACCAGCATTAGCACGCCGACAGGCGTGTACACCAACGCTTAGTGGTTCGCACATCGCCCCTTCCTCTAAGCTTACATTATCAGGCAGCTTGAAACAGAGATCAGCCGGATGCACAATCTGCCGCCGTTCAGGAAACAACAAGAAACGGATCAAGCTTCCAAGTTAGAAGAAACGTGGATGAATTAGGGGGAAATTAGCAATATGGGTAATGATGCCTTGCTTTCTGCCGAAACCAAAAATCGATGCAAATGTAAGAAGTACTTCAACAAGGGAAAATAGAGAAATCTAAAGATAGAAGGACAAACTTTTGATTTGCTTTTAGAATTTTATGttgatctttcaaaaaaggaaaacaaactaAAACCACGTGCCTGATTAGCTAAAGATCCATGAACTGGAGGTGTTGCAAAAAACTTCATATCTGGGCACAGATTGTATCGACCACTTTTACAGTGGTCACAGCGCCAACAACTGATGCCTGGTTCTATTGCCACAGGATCCCCGACGACGACATTGCGAACCTCACTACCCACTTCCTCAATAATTCCAGCACATTCGTGCCCAATAACCATTGGCTCCTTAACCACAAAATGTGCACATTGCAACGTCTGCAATAAAAGAGAAATTACATTAACCCCTGCGAATTTAGCACCTCCATGCACATGACCACAGATTCCTGCAGCAAAACACGacaaacaggaagaagaagaagaagaagaagaagaagcagaagaagaaggaggaggagggagaaagaaagcaCTCAATTTAGAAAATACATAGCTGTAGACACAACCACATGCCAAAAAACTCTGGTAAAGGGCTCTAcatggacctctccatgtccaataATGTTCCCTTACACCTCTCAACAACACTATTATCCTGTGATGTTTTGTGCATCTAGAagtgtaatttttattttcaaatagtATGAAAATCTTCTAATTCTTTCTCCAATGTTGCTTCAATGAACTTCAAAACTTTCTATTGAGACATTACTAGAAATAAACCTGATTCGAAAACCTTCATATGTTCGGACAAGTTCTAAGACCAAATCCCTTCACATGGAAGGAACACGGAAAATCTTAGTCAATAGGAATATAGAGCTACTCAAATTAAGTCTACACGGCTCAATGTCCAAAGATCAAATGGTAGAATGATTAGATCCCAGGAATCCATCAATATTATAATATGTTTAGATTCAGCATAAATAGAGTATGGTAGCTCCGAACAAGttaatctaaatttgaatctaacAT
This genomic interval carries:
- the LOC116260847 gene encoding sorbitol dehydrogenase-like, whose product is MAAWLVAVNTLKIQPFKLPPLGPHDVKVRMKAVGICGSDVHYLKTLQCAHFVVKEPMVIGHECAGIIEEVGSEVRNVVVGDPVAIEPGISCWRCDHCKSGRYNLCPDMKFFATPPVHGSLANQIVHPADLCFKLPDNVSLEEGAMCEPLSVGVHACRRANAGPETNVLIMGAGPIGLVTLLAARAFGAPHIAIVDVDEKRLAVAKSIGADLCVKITTDTQDVDENVTRIQEAMDGEIDITFDCVGFTNTMSTALKATRAGGKVCLVGMGHNDMTVPLTPAAAREVDVIGVFRYKNTWPLCIEFLRSGKIDVKPLITHRFGFSQQDIEEAFETSAKGGSAIKVMFNL